From the genome of Tenrec ecaudatus isolate mTenEca1 chromosome 1, mTenEca1.hap1, whole genome shotgun sequence:
ATTGTGAAACTTATCCAAGGTCCTATAGCTTTAAATCCCCTCTGAAAGGAGACTGCTTTACCATTCCAAAAAAATACACTTATTACTATTCTCAAACTAAATACCTATGTAGCTCAGATTCACCTAACAATTCCGGCACACAAGTcaagtgcttaaaaaaaaaaaggaatttaaaatgtactgtttcctttccctcccctttaGTCTTTAGGCCAATCTCAGCCTAGAGAATATAGGGAGTTTTACTGGGCGGTGACGTCGGGGTTGGGTTTCCCGCCCGCGACTTCAGTTCTCAGTCAGGTCCGACACCAGCTTTTAATTATTCAACGTCCAGCTGCCAGTGTAATCCTTTCTTTTTCCCTGAGTCTTAGAAGGTTCTTGTGATTAATCATGTCTGGACGCGGCAAAGGCGGGAAGGGTCTGGGCAAAGGCGGCGCCAAGCGGCACCGCAAGGTGCTCCGCGACAACATCCAGGGCATCACCAAGCCCGCCATCCGCCGGCTGGCTCGGCGCGGCGGCGTCAAGCGCATCTCGGGGCTCATCTACGAGGAGACGCGCGGCGTCCTCAAGGTGTTCCTGGAGAACGTGATCCGCGACGCCGTCACCTACACGGAGCACGCCAAGCGCAAGACGGTCACGGCCATGGACGTGGTCTACGCGCTCAAGCGCCAGGGACGCACCCTCTACGGCTTCGGCGGCTGAGCGCTGTATGAATTTATTGTGAAAATGCAAAGGCCCTTCTCAGGGCCACCAACTTCTCACCTCCAGAGCCGTAATGCTGATTGTACTTGATAGACTTTGCAAACTTGGGCGATTTTCCATTCAAGGGAGCGCTTTTTATGTGTTCCGCTTGCAGCAATTCTTAAAGCTTTGTCTCTATGGCGTGCTTAACCATCTGGCTTATGGCCTCCAGGCTTGCCCTCTAGGCAGTTTGAAGAGAGGCTTATTCCGGGAAACACTGGTTCCCAACATTGTGGGCAACATGTTCCATTCAGGAACCCCCTTGCTGTGTTTTCCACCGCAGTAACTGTCCAGTTTACCTCTTTCCATGAGCTCTGGGTTTAAAAAAACAGCTTTATTCACCTCCAGCTTAATCAGTGGCGACTACAGTCTGAACTTCCTTGAAAGTTAATCTGATAAGTAACTATCACTACCAAGCAAGTATACATACAcatttttatttagaaaaaaagaTGGCACTGTGCTTTGTAGACtaaatttgtttttaatctgAATTAATAGGGAAAGCAAAGGAAAAGGTATGTAGCTATGTGCGAACACATACGTGGGCTTCACGCCACTGAAACGGCTGTAACGCTTTAAAAAAGCCGTTGAAGTAAACAGTTGAAGTTTGAACTCCAGGAAACATGGTGCACTGCAGGGTTTTCAGGGAAACTGAGAGGACTTCCTTTGGAGTCACCTTTGGCCTGCAACCTCTACTGTGAGCAGTTTGCCTTAACCCTGGGTCTTGAGTGACCACAGTTAAGACAGTAAGTCATTTGGTCTTTACGATTTAGACTATTTCAGAAAAGCAGAGGCTTGAGATCACTCCAGGAGAGCACAaagatgtgtctgtctgtggGTGTCTttctaaaagattttttttttttaaggcttatGTTCGGCTTTCAAGGAAGGATGCCTAAGTTAAGCACGTGCTTCTGGTCAAATCAGAAAAGACTGATTGGCATTATTGAAGAAGAAAATTGTCCCGTCCAGTGGGacattcaacgtggatcctggtgGAGAGAATGGAAATTGGGGGGACAGAAGGCAGGGAGAATGAAGACAAAACAGTATCCTGACCGGGTCTTGTTTTAGAGTTCCAGCTTAGGCCagtaagggggagggggggaaagcaaccgccgcacatgcaaattaggctactttggcaacaggccaatcagggagttcaggggagcgtgccctgcccgtgagtcagtaaaggcttacagtcttcaattaggtacgccgcggagtggcatgtttatgcaaatcaagCACAGGCGAGGACAgtcttttacccaatcaaggggatgcaggacacaagtgcttatctaaagagcatgacaggttgtttgctcaagctttacagctgcagtgctgtaggctggggtaga
Proteins encoded in this window:
- the LOC142437628 gene encoding histone H4, which translates into the protein MSGRGKGGKGLGKGGAKRHRKVLRDNIQGITKPAIRRLARRGGVKRISGLIYEETRGVLKVFLENVIRDAVTYTEHAKRKTVTAMDVVYALKRQGRTLYGFGG